In the genome of Streptomyces sp. NBC_00190, one region contains:
- a CDS encoding zinc ribbon domain-containing protein: MNAEPADQIRLLDVQALDVRLSQLAHKRKSLPEHAEVDSLTKDLTQQRDLLVAAQTQASDAAREQTKAEQDVDQVRQRAARDQQRLDSGVGISARDLANLQSEVVSLAKRQGDLEDVVLEVMERLEAAQERVTELTDRVAGLETKLADAIARRDAATGELDAEAAKIAKDREVIVASMPADLMALYEKIRVKQGGVGAARLYQRRCEGCRLELDMAEVNEIKAAARDQVVRHENCGRILVRTADSGI, from the coding sequence CTGAACGCCGAGCCCGCCGACCAGATCCGACTTCTCGACGTCCAGGCCCTGGACGTCCGGCTGTCTCAGCTCGCCCACAAGCGCAAGTCGCTGCCCGAGCACGCCGAGGTCGACTCGCTGACCAAGGACCTCACCCAGCAGCGCGACCTGCTCGTCGCCGCCCAGACGCAGGCCAGCGACGCCGCGCGCGAGCAGACCAAGGCCGAGCAGGACGTGGACCAGGTGCGCCAGCGCGCGGCCCGCGACCAGCAGCGCCTGGACTCCGGCGTGGGCATTTCGGCCCGGGACCTGGCGAACCTGCAGAGCGAGGTCGTCTCCCTGGCCAAGCGGCAGGGCGACCTGGAGGACGTGGTCCTGGAGGTCATGGAGCGCCTGGAGGCCGCGCAGGAGCGGGTCACCGAGCTCACCGACCGCGTCGCCGGCCTGGAGACCAAGCTGGCGGACGCCATCGCGCGCCGTGACGCGGCCACCGGCGAGCTCGACGCCGAAGCCGCCAAGATCGCCAAGGACCGCGAGGTCATCGTCGCCTCCATGCCGGCCGACCTGATGGCGCTGTACGAGAAGATCCGCGTCAAGCAGGGCGGGGTCGGTGCCGCGCGCCTGTACCAGCGCCGCTGCGAGGGCTGCCGCCTGGAGCTCGACATGGCCGAGGTCAACGAGATCAAGGCCGCGGCCCGCGACCAGGTCGTGCGCCACGAGAACTGCGGCCGCATCCTGGTCCGTACGGCCGACTCGGGCATCTGA
- a CDS encoding Nif3-like dinuclear metal center hexameric protein, with product MPRLSEVIAALDALWPPSRAEQWDAVGTVCGDPEAEVSRVLFAVDPVQEIADEAVKLGADLIVTHHPLYLRGTTTVEAGTFKGRVVHTLIKNDIALHVAHTNADTADPGVSDALAGALDLRITGPLVPDATDPAGRRGLGRICELDHPETLREFAARAAASLPATAQGIRVAGDPDAQIRRIAVSGGSGDSLFDQVRAAGVDVFLTADLRHHPVSEAREQSPLALVDAAHWATEWPWCEQAAAQLDAISERHGWGLRTHVSRTVTDPWTAHAPSDVSSPPSSISGAPN from the coding sequence GTGCCCCGTCTCTCTGAAGTCATCGCCGCGCTGGACGCTCTCTGGCCCCCCTCGCGGGCCGAGCAGTGGGATGCCGTCGGCACCGTCTGCGGCGACCCCGAAGCCGAGGTCTCCCGGGTGCTGTTCGCCGTGGACCCCGTACAGGAGATCGCCGACGAGGCGGTGAAGCTGGGCGCCGACCTGATCGTCACCCACCACCCCCTCTATCTGCGCGGCACCACCACCGTCGAGGCCGGCACCTTCAAGGGCCGCGTCGTGCACACGCTGATCAAGAACGACATCGCGCTGCACGTCGCCCACACCAACGCCGACACCGCCGACCCCGGTGTCTCCGACGCCCTCGCCGGCGCCCTGGACCTGCGGATCACCGGCCCGCTGGTGCCCGACGCCACCGACCCGGCCGGCCGCCGGGGCCTGGGCCGGATCTGCGAACTGGACCACCCCGAGACCCTGCGCGAGTTCGCAGCCCGCGCCGCGGCCTCGCTGCCGGCGACCGCCCAGGGCATCCGCGTCGCCGGCGACCCGGACGCGCAGATCCGCCGCATCGCCGTCAGCGGCGGCTCCGGCGACAGCCTCTTCGACCAGGTCAGGGCGGCGGGCGTGGACGTCTTCCTCACCGCCGACCTGCGCCACCACCCGGTGTCCGAGGCCCGCGAGCAGAGCCCGCTCGCCCTCGTCGACGCCGCCCACTGGGCTACCGAATGGCCCTGGTGCGAGCAGGCCGCCGCACAGCTCGACGCGATTTCCGAGCGCCATGGCTGGGGTCTGCGTACCCATGTCTCGCGCACGGTCACCGACCCGTGGACGGCGCACGCGCCGTCCGACGTTTCCTCACCTCCCTCTTCTATCTCAGGAGCCCCCAACTGA
- a CDS encoding 3-oxoacyl-ACP reductase: MSLPLEGLSAIVTGAGRGLGRAEAIELARLGASVVVNDFGQPGRDGSGEASASPAQEVAAEIRAAGGRAVAHLGDVADFEQARELVDLAVVSFGKLDILVNNAGILRDRMVFSMSEEEWDSVIRVHLKGHFNTTHFASVHWRERSKAAGGPVYGRIVNTSSEAFLGGSAGQPNYAAAKGGIVGLTTSTALALAKYGVTANAICPRARTRMTEDVFAGFQVPEEGKLDALAPEHVSPLVGYLASPAAAKANGQLFVVHGGIVVVMERPRVAAKFDTTKEAFSYEELDEVLTPHYDSRPANETFAATEVLGLKHG; encoded by the coding sequence ATGTCACTGCCACTTGAGGGGCTCAGCGCCATCGTCACGGGCGCGGGCCGCGGCCTCGGCCGGGCCGAGGCGATCGAGCTCGCACGGCTCGGCGCGAGCGTGGTCGTCAACGACTTCGGGCAGCCCGGCCGGGACGGCTCCGGGGAGGCCTCGGCCTCCCCGGCACAGGAGGTGGCCGCGGAGATCCGCGCCGCGGGCGGCCGGGCGGTGGCGCACCTGGGCGACGTGGCCGACTTCGAGCAGGCGCGCGAGCTGGTGGACCTGGCGGTGGTCAGCTTCGGCAAGCTCGACATCCTGGTCAACAACGCGGGCATCCTGCGCGACCGGATGGTCTTCTCGATGTCCGAGGAGGAGTGGGACTCGGTGATCCGGGTCCACCTCAAGGGCCACTTCAACACCACGCACTTCGCGTCCGTGCACTGGCGCGAGCGGTCGAAGGCGGCGGGCGGGCCGGTCTACGGCCGGATCGTCAACACCTCCTCCGAGGCCTTCCTCGGCGGCTCGGCCGGCCAGCCGAACTACGCGGCGGCCAAGGGCGGCATCGTGGGCCTGACCACCTCCACCGCCCTGGCCCTCGCCAAGTACGGGGTGACGGCCAACGCCATCTGCCCGCGCGCCCGCACCCGGATGACCGAGGACGTCTTCGCGGGCTTCCAGGTCCCGGAGGAGGGCAAGCTGGACGCCCTCGCCCCCGAGCACGTCTCCCCGCTCGTCGGCTACCTGGCCTCACCGGCCGCCGCGAAGGCCAACGGGCAGCTGTTCGTCGTGCACGGCGGGATCGTGGTCGTGATGGAACGCCCGAGGGTGGCGGCGAAGTTCGACACGACCAAGGAGGCCTTCTCCTACGAGGAGCTCGACGAGGTCCTGACCCCGCACTACGACTCCCGCCCGGCGAACGAGACCTTCGCCGCGACGGAGGTCCTGGGCCTCAAGCACGGCTGA
- a CDS encoding Zn-dependent alcohol dehydrogenase translates to MRAALQSEIGQDKLEVVDDMEAVGLGPGKVKIRIKATGLCHSDLSAMSGVLPQPAPFIPGHEGSGVISDVGDGVTGHKPGDRVLVCWLPPCGHCPSCKRGQGHLCLESLVNAGTPNFRRAGGDIFGFAATGTFAEELVVDAKCAVPIPDDVPFDIAALIGCGVTTGLGAAINTAKVEAGSSVAVIGCGGVGISVIQGAKVQGAAQIIAVDPVESRREAALRFGASEAVAPDAFDDAKNRITGGEGFDYVFEVVGKSATAQTAYKMTRRGGSVVIVGAGAMDDNFQIDMFSLFFDEKKILPSMYGGGDVLRSYERTIALWRAGRVDLAGLITHRVQLAEINDALDQMRTGVALRTCIEL, encoded by the coding sequence GGTCGACGACATGGAGGCCGTGGGCCTCGGCCCCGGCAAGGTGAAGATCCGGATCAAGGCCACCGGCCTGTGCCACTCGGACCTCTCCGCGATGAGCGGCGTCCTGCCGCAGCCCGCCCCCTTCATCCCGGGCCACGAGGGCTCCGGAGTGATCTCCGACGTCGGCGACGGGGTCACCGGTCACAAGCCCGGCGACCGCGTCCTCGTCTGCTGGCTGCCGCCGTGCGGCCACTGCCCGTCCTGCAAGCGCGGCCAGGGCCACCTGTGCCTGGAGAGCCTGGTCAACGCGGGCACCCCCAACTTCCGCCGCGCGGGAGGCGACATCTTCGGCTTCGCCGCCACCGGCACCTTCGCCGAGGAACTCGTGGTCGACGCCAAGTGCGCCGTCCCGATCCCCGACGACGTGCCCTTCGACATCGCCGCGCTCATCGGCTGCGGCGTCACCACCGGCCTCGGCGCGGCCATCAACACCGCCAAGGTGGAGGCCGGTTCCTCGGTCGCCGTCATCGGCTGCGGCGGCGTCGGCATATCCGTCATCCAGGGCGCCAAGGTCCAGGGCGCGGCGCAGATCATCGCCGTCGACCCGGTGGAGTCGCGGCGCGAGGCCGCCCTGCGGTTCGGCGCCTCCGAGGCGGTCGCCCCGGACGCCTTCGACGACGCCAAGAACCGGATCACCGGCGGCGAGGGCTTCGACTACGTCTTCGAGGTCGTCGGCAAGTCCGCCACCGCGCAGACCGCGTACAAGATGACCCGGCGCGGCGGCAGCGTGGTCATCGTCGGCGCGGGCGCCATGGACGACAACTTCCAGATCGACATGTTCTCGCTCTTCTTCGACGAGAAGAAGATCCTGCCCTCGATGTACGGCGGCGGGGACGTGCTCCGCTCCTACGAGCGCACCATCGCGCTGTGGCGGGCCGGCCGGGTGGACCTGGCGGGTCTGATCACGCACCGGGTGCAGCTCGCCGAGATCAACGACGCACTCGACCAGATGCGTACGGGCGTGGCCCTGCGCACCTGCATCGAACTCTGA